In Vanessa tameamea isolate UH-Manoa-2023 chromosome 19, ilVanTame1 primary haplotype, whole genome shotgun sequence, one genomic interval encodes:
- the LOC113396081 gene encoding homeobox protein prospero yields the protein MMSSEEEADSHAPYSDKLLKKQKRVRQRVDAGEPRNSYSTLATNGLAPARAAHMSGGLYGAIFEGRQHFGLFGPCYAPAEMLNELLGRAPRQEDAGDEATSGDMLRDRVLRDILQSRKKELMRLSPDNNNVLANNNNDEPKQEKRSPERPISRDSRPDLDDALLTLDSAGDSRTSPPPTQQSSEPLLAPKSEPEDRDSDAQRSSPRPLDVKRARVENIVSTMRASPAPQQPQVNGCKKRKLYHPQQHDGAAERYGTSHGSSAQTVSDDSEDDSERPPIHQKIVEKNALKSQLRTMQEQLAEMQEKYLQLCNRMGQESETIDNDGASSDVEQNDDPMPKSEPPSPVKEVPPPIPNSAAPNMLSQVMTKMMTAKIQAHSVAHGHLPPGFNGTLPLMPHLPPGDHMHPPHTHQHLNNAAAMYLNVSQKLFLEQEARMKEASEHQQNNQQQRPQSNQHSPQHRQMGQTPKPPLSSELAERLDALRSNSGSVGPVSGADLEGLAEVLKSEITASLTSLIDSIVTRFVHQRRIMGKQSEAAAAAAEQLNKDLIRATRLIDKSPTPKMPERPSGQMSGNPPVHHPGAPNGVPFITNNPMFMNHMNGPRAPGGVAFPLHAEAGGPGHGAHMRIPTGIFQAPQKPLQPHFVPMNGQFDREQNPDPSEPLSLVVTPKKKRHKVTDTRITPRTVSRILGEGVGQSPESKFPESPSPRPFLTGNLPTSVAIPNPSLHESQVFSPYSPFFGAGGGLARSPPAPERDSPPLPNSMVHSVHHRVLATLSPDYLRPHHPHVPHHAAAPHHPHHMDAQDPHSDCNSTDLPYDGVQPTSSTLTPMHLRKAKLMFFWVRYPSSAVLKMYFPDIKFNKNNTAQLVKWFSNFREFYYIQMEKYARQAISEGLKTADDLHVAGDSELYRVLNLHYNRNNHIEVPPNFRYVVEQTLREFFRAIQGGKDAEQSWKKSIYKVISRLDDPVPEYFKSPNFLEQLE from the exons ATGATGTCATCGGAGGAGGAGGCCGACTCACACGCGCCCTACTCGGATAAACTACTGAAGAAACAGAAACGCGTCAGACAGCGCGTGGACGCCGGTGAGCCGCGCAATTCTTATTCAACTCTCGCGACGAACGGACTCGCGCCCGCGCGCGCCGCACACATGAGTGGCGGACTTTACGGCGCCATCTTTGAGGGTCGCCAGCACTTCGGCCTTTTCGGTCCTTGCTACGCGCCGGCCGAAATGTTAAATGAATTGTTAGGCCGTGCGCCTAGGCAAGAGGATGCCGGCGATGAAGCTACGAGTGGAGATATGCTTCGAGACCGTGTTCTTCGCGACATCCTCCAAAGCCGAAAAAAAGAGCTGATGCGACTCTCCCCGGACAATAACAACGTacttgcaaataataataatgacgaaCCAAAACAAGAGAAACGGTCTCCAGAACGGCCCATTTCGAGGGATTCTCGACCGGACCTTGACGATGCCTTGTTGACGTTAGACAGTGCCGGTGACTCAAGAACTTCACCACCCCCGACTCAACAATCATCAGAACCACTACTCGCACCCAAATCAGAACCCGAGGATCGTGACAGTGATGCTCAACGCTCTTCACCACGACCCCTTGATGTGAAACGTGCTCGTGTAGAAAATATTGTGTCGACAATGCGTGCTAGCCCTGCGCCACAACAACCACAAGTGAATGGCTgtaaaaaacgaaaattatatCATCCGCAGCAACATGATGGTGCAGCAGAGCGCTATGGTACCAGTCATGGCAGTAGTGCACAAACAGTGTCGGACGATTCAGAGGACGATAGTGAGCGACCACCTATTCATCAAAAGATTGTAGAAAAGAATGCGTTAAAATCTCAGTTAAGAACTATGCAAGAGCAGTTAGCAGAAATgcaagaaaaatatttgcagTTGTGCAATAGAATGGGCCAAGAGTCTGAGACGATTGATAACGATGGTGCTTCTAGTGATGTAGAACAAAACGATGATCCTATGCCTAAATCGGAACCTCCTTCACCTGTCAAAGAAGTGCCCCCACCGATACCCAATAGTGCAGCGCCGAATATGCTCTCACAAGTTATGACCAAAATGATGACTGCAAAGATTCAAGCTCACTCTGTAGCTCATGGTCACCTTCCACCTGGATTCAATGGGACCTTACCTCTAATGCCACATCTGCCTCCCGGAGACCATATGCATCCACCGCATACTCATCAACATCTTAACAACGCAGCTGCTATGTATCTTAACGTTAgtcaaaaattgtttttagaaCAAGAAGCGCGAATGAAAGAGGCTAGTGAACATCAACAAAATAATCAACAACAAAGACCACAGTCAAATCAACACTCACCTCAGCATAGACAAATGGGTCAGACTCCTAAGCCTCCTTTATCATCCGAACTAGCAGAACGTCTGGATGCATTACGTAGCAACTCAGGATCCGTTGGACCAGTATCTGGTGCAGATCTAGAGGGCTTGGCAGAAGTTCTTAAAAGTGAAATCACAGCTTCGTTAACAAGCCTCATAGATTCGATAGTGACACGTTTTGTACATCAACGGCGAATAATGGGTAAGCAGTCCGAAGCAGCAGCGGCCGCAGCCGAACAACTGAACAAGGACTTAATAAGAGCTACTCGATTGATTGACAAGTCACCCACACCGAAGATGCCTGAGAGACCGTCTGGACAAATGTCAGGTAACCCACCCGTCCATCACCCTGGCGCGCCAAACGGCGttccttttataacaaataacccGATGTTTATGAACCATATGAATGGCCCCCGTGCTCCAGGCGGTGTAGCGTTTCCGCTGCACGCCGAGGCGGGTGGACCTGGTCACGGTGCTCACATGCGGATTCCTACAGGCATTTTCCAGGCACCGCAGAAACCTCTCCAGCCTCACTTCGTCCCGATGAATGGACAATTCGATCGGGAGCAAAACCCTGACCCATCAGAGCCTTTGAGCCTTGTGGTCACTCCAAAGAAAAAGAGACATAAGGTGACTGACACGCGCATCACTCCACGAACTGTAAGCAGGATCCTGGGTGAAGGAGTTGGACAGTCGCCGGAGAGCAAGTTTCCGGAATCACCGTCACCGCGACCATTCCTAACGGGAAATTTGCCAACATCAGTTGCGATACCGAATCCATCGCTACATGAAAGTCAAGTATTTTCGCCGTATTCGCCGTTTTTCGGGGCGGGCGGTGGCTTGGCACGATCACCTCCAGCGCCAGAGAGGGATTCGCCACCACTGCCAAACTCGATGGTCCACTCTGTACACCATCGCGTCCTGGCAACGCTGTCCCCGGACTACCTGCGCCCTCACCACCCGCACGTACCGCATCATGCTGCCGCGCCTCACCATCCGCATCACATGGATGCGCAGGACCCGCACTCAGACTGCAACTCAACCGACTTGCCTTACGACGGAGTTCAGCCTACT TCTTCAACTTTGACGCCGATGCATCTCCGCAAAGCCAAGCTGATGTTCTTCTGGGTGCGCTACCCGAGCTCCGCAGTCCTCAAGATGTACTTCCCAGATATCAAGTTTAACAAGAATAACACGGCTCAGCTCGTGAAATGGTTCTCAAACTTCAG GGAGttctattatatacaaatgGAGAAATACGCGCGGCAAGCCATCAGCGAAGGCTTAAAGACAGCGGATGACCTGCACGTAGCCGGTGACTCCGAACTATACAGAGTGCTCAACCTGCATTACAACAGAAATAATCATATCGAA GTTCCTCCAAACTTCCGATACGTGGTTGAGCAGACGCTCCGAGAGTTCTTCCGCGCCATCCAAGGCGGGAAGGACGCCGAGCAGAGCTGGAAGAAGTCCATCTACAAGGTGATCTCGCGGCTGGACGATCCAGTGCCCGAGTACTTCAAGTCGCCGAACTTCCTCGAACAGCTTGAGTGA